From a region of the Erythrobacter neustonensis genome:
- the ggt gene encoding gamma-glutamyltransferase, with protein sequence MRFFPALIAPLALALSGCVTTPVTETRPAALAATGAVSSADPRATAAGEAILAAGGSATDAAIAVMLALTVVEPQSSGIGGGGFMLRADGRTGDLVSYDGRETAPAAATPTRFLDASGKVLGRDTRVFSGLSVGVPGNVALAAKAHAADGRLPWATLFAPAIALAEQGFVMNRRLYDSLAQNKGRADKSAAAKTVFFGADGAPLPVGSVVKVPMLGTTLRALAKDGPAAMYGSAAAEKLAAYIAAATPQDGRMTAADITGYTAKTREPVCTRYRVYRVCGMGPPSSGGTAVAQMLGQLERFDLAALGPNSPQFWHLFIESQRLAYADRELYSGDADFVAVPTRGLIDPGYIAARSALIDPSATIPKAEAGTPPGAPLARGDGPEEPERGTTHFAVVDGGGNAVSYTSTVEGAFGSGLHFAGFYLNNELTDFTLTPEEDGKPVANRVEGGKRPRSSMAPTIVYDRAGRIVLVIGAAGGPTIPVTVARAIIGVLDFRMGAQQALAMPFAMAMGDTVLLEEGTSLAAMKDALAALGHSSIRIGPAPIKANALGRRSDGTWEAATEPRMAAMVTP encoded by the coding sequence ATGCGTTTTTTCCCTGCCCTGATCGCCCCGCTGGCGCTGGCCCTTTCGGGCTGCGTCACAACCCCCGTAACCGAGACGAGGCCCGCCGCCCTCGCCGCGACCGGTGCGGTCAGCAGCGCCGACCCGCGCGCCACCGCAGCGGGCGAGGCGATCCTTGCAGCAGGCGGCTCGGCCACCGATGCGGCGATTGCGGTGATGCTCGCGCTGACCGTGGTCGAGCCGCAAAGTTCAGGCATCGGCGGGGGCGGGTTCATGCTGCGCGCCGATGGCAGGACCGGTGACCTGGTGAGCTATGACGGGCGCGAAACCGCGCCTGCCGCCGCCACGCCGACCCGCTTCCTCGATGCTTCGGGCAAGGTGCTGGGCCGCGACACGCGCGTCTTCTCGGGCCTCAGCGTCGGCGTGCCGGGCAACGTCGCGCTCGCCGCCAAAGCGCATGCCGCCGATGGCCGCCTGCCGTGGGCGACATTGTTCGCCCCCGCGATCGCGCTTGCCGAACAAGGCTTCGTGATGAACCGCCGGCTTTACGATTCGCTGGCGCAAAACAAGGGCCGCGCGGACAAGAGCGCTGCTGCCAAGACAGTGTTCTTCGGAGCCGACGGCGCGCCCCTGCCGGTGGGCAGCGTGGTCAAGGTGCCGATGCTGGGGACGACATTGCGGGCGCTGGCGAAAGACGGCCCGGCGGCGATGTATGGCAGCGCGGCGGCGGAAAAGCTTGCCGCCTATATCGCGGCAGCCACTCCGCAGGATGGCCGCATGACCGCCGCCGATATCACCGGTTACACCGCCAAGACGCGCGAGCCGGTCTGCACGCGCTACCGGGTCTACCGGGTGTGCGGCATGGGCCCGCCTTCATCGGGCGGCACGGCGGTGGCGCAGATGCTGGGCCAGCTCGAACGCTTCGATCTGGCCGCGCTTGGCCCGAACAGCCCGCAATTCTGGCACCTGTTCATCGAAAGCCAGCGCCTCGCCTACGCCGACCGCGAGCTCTATTCGGGCGATGCCGATTTTGTCGCGGTGCCCACCCGGGGCCTGATCGATCCCGGCTATATCGCCGCCCGTTCTGCCTTGATCGATCCTTCCGCCACGATCCCGAAGGCGGAAGCCGGCACGCCCCCGGGCGCCCCGCTCGCACGCGGCGACGGGCCGGAGGAGCCCGAACGCGGCACCACGCATTTCGCCGTGGTCGATGGCGGGGGCAACGCGGTCAGCTACACCTCGACGGTCGAAGGCGCGTTCGGATCGGGGCTGCATTTCGCCGGGTTCTATCTCAACAACGAATTGACCGACTTCACGCTCACCCCCGAAGAAGATGGCAAACCGGTCGCCAACCGCGTCGAAGGCGGCAAGCGTCCGCGGTCCTCGATGGCGCCGACGATCGTTTACGACCGCGCGGGCCGGATCGTGCTCGTGATCGGTGCCGCTGGCGGGCCGACGATCCCGGTCACGGTGGCGCGGGCGATCATCGGCGTGCTCGATTTCCGCATGGGCGCGCAGCAGGCGCTCGCGATGCCCTTTGCGATGGCAATGGGCGATACCGTGCTCCTCGAGGAAGGCACCAGCCTTGCCGCGATGAAGGACGCGCTCGCCGCGCTGGGACACAGCAGCATCCGCATCGGCCCCGCGCCGATCAAGGCCAACGCACTCGGTCGGCGCAGCGATGGCACGTGGGAGGCGGCGACCGAGCCGCGGATGGCGGCGATGGTCACGCCCTGA
- a CDS encoding quinone-dependent dihydroorotate dehydrogenase, whose protein sequence is MLFRLIRPALFALDSETGHRMALRGLAALPARAPAASGPLAVEVAGLAFPNPVGVAAGFDKDAEVPDALLGLGFGFTEVGSITPLPQAGNPQPRLFRLVEDHAVINRMGFNNGGGAAALARLQARAGRLGIVGVNIGANKDSADRIADYAVMARMMAAHASYLCVNISSPNTPGLRALQDESQLTGLIDAVIAARDETGASPPIFLKVAPDLDPADIDAIARIAIDKRLGALVVSNTTISRPALRSQHAGETGGLSGAPLRALATQRLRDFRKATGAAIPLVGVGGIATAEHSWERIRAGASLVQLYSAMVYEGPGLGARIARGLEALMRRDGFGSIAEAVGSE, encoded by the coding sequence ATGTTGTTTCGCCTTATCCGCCCCGCACTGTTTGCCCTCGATTCCGAGACCGGTCACCGCATGGCGCTGCGCGGGCTTGCCGCGCTGCCCGCCCGCGCGCCTGCTGCGTCAGGCCCGCTGGCCGTCGAAGTGGCCGGGCTTGCCTTCCCCAACCCCGTCGGTGTCGCAGCCGGGTTCGACAAGGATGCCGAAGTGCCCGATGCGCTGCTGGGCCTCGGCTTCGGCTTCACCGAGGTTGGCTCGATCACGCCGCTGCCGCAGGCGGGCAATCCGCAGCCGCGCCTGTTCCGGCTGGTCGAAGACCACGCGGTGATCAATCGCATGGGGTTCAACAATGGCGGAGGTGCGGCGGCGCTCGCGCGATTGCAGGCGCGCGCCGGCAGACTGGGGATCGTCGGAGTCAATATCGGCGCCAACAAGGACTCAGCCGACCGCATCGCGGATTATGCGGTGATGGCGCGGATGATGGCCGCACACGCGAGCTATCTGTGCGTCAACATCTCCAGTCCCAATACCCCGGGCCTGCGCGCGCTTCAGGACGAGAGCCAGCTTACCGGCCTGATCGATGCGGTGATTGCCGCGCGTGACGAGACGGGCGCGAGCCCGCCGATCTTCCTCAAGGTCGCCCCCGATCTGGATCCTGCGGACATCGACGCGATCGCCCGCATCGCGATCGACAAGCGCCTTGGCGCGTTGGTGGTGTCGAACACCACGATCTCGCGCCCCGCCTTGCGCTCGCAGCACGCGGGCGAGACCGGCGGACTCTCGGGCGCGCCCCTGCGGGCCCTCGCCACGCAGCGCCTGCGCGACTTCCGCAAGGCGACCGGGGCTGCAATTCCGCTGGTCGGCGTGGGCGGGATCGCCACCGCCGAACACTCGTGGGAGCGCATCCGCGCCGGCGCCAGTCTCGTGCAGCTCTATTCCGCGATGGTCTATGAAGGCCCGGGCCTCGGCGCGCGGATCGCGCGCGGGCTGGAAGCGCTGATGCGGCGCGATGGCTTTGGCAGCATTGCCGAAGCGGTGGGAAGCGAATAG
- a CDS encoding helix-turn-helix domain-containing protein codes for MDTQQSSLASDAVLPAAEAAQGFTPQALIAVDYIPPPATVTPFVTTLYHFRCDEAVIRDIQPAAIGNLCFFPHGKGEMQFAGGYRDPNHEIGLMTPLSCATPIEVVGPFHAFGAALTPVGWAALTGLHAGDHRDRLLPAPEILGPDLETLGQALLSAYRNGTMSGRDCALAVADFIAGHVRPINPRHLALIAATGRWLGGSFNPAVSDLSGIEGYSARQVQRLVERYFGLTPRALARKYRALRAAALLSAPELSFEDEAAIAEAFFDQSHMIREIAQFVGRTPARLGDQSKPYLAEMIAARNLRELDM; via the coding sequence ATGGACACACAGCAATCCTCCTTGGCATCGGATGCCGTGCTGCCCGCTGCGGAGGCCGCGCAAGGCTTTACGCCGCAAGCATTAATTGCCGTAGATTACATTCCGCCGCCCGCCACCGTCACGCCGTTCGTGACCACGCTTTATCATTTCCGCTGCGATGAAGCGGTGATTCGCGATATCCAGCCCGCAGCAATCGGCAACCTGTGCTTCTTTCCCCACGGGAAGGGCGAGATGCAATTTGCCGGAGGTTACCGCGACCCGAATCACGAAATCGGGCTGATGACCCCGCTCTCATGCGCGACACCGATCGAAGTCGTCGGTCCGTTCCATGCATTCGGCGCTGCGCTGACGCCGGTGGGGTGGGCGGCGCTGACGGGGTTGCATGCCGGAGACCACCGGGATCGCTTGTTGCCGGCCCCGGAAATCCTTGGCCCCGATCTCGAAACACTCGGGCAGGCGCTGCTTTCGGCCTATCGCAATGGCACGATGTCGGGGCGTGATTGTGCCTTGGCGGTGGCGGATTTCATTGCCGGGCATGTGCGCCCGATCAATCCGCGCCATTTAGCGCTGATTGCGGCGACCGGCCGCTGGCTTGGCGGGTCCTTCAATCCTGCGGTCAGCGATCTTTCCGGGATCGAGGGATATTCCGCGCGCCAGGTGCAACGGCTAGTGGAACGCTATTTCGGCCTGACGCCGCGCGCCTTGGCGCGCAAGTATCGCGCTTTGCGGGCCGCGGCGCTGCTGTCCGCGCCGGAATTGTCGTTCGAGGACGAAGCGGCGATCGCCGAGGCGTTTTTCGACCAGTCGCACATGATCCGCGAGATCGCCCAGTTCGTCGGCCGCACACCGGCCCGGCTCGGCGATCAGTCGAAACCCTATCTCGCCGAGATGATCGCCGCCCGCAATCTGCGCGAACTGGACATGTGA
- a CDS encoding RrF2 family transcriptional regulator has translation MRLSNLADYAVITMCQAATHCGAASLVDAEHGKRGRLTASELAAETGLPVPTVQKLVSRLTAAGLLRSVRGAHGGLQLGRPAAAITVADIVEAIEGRIALTACVDHTACDYEAGCTMKPHWPIINNALRGALAGISLAQLRGPVAQQEIPEDHPA, from the coding sequence ATGCGCCTGTCCAACCTTGCCGATTATGCCGTCATCACGATGTGCCAGGCCGCCACGCATTGCGGCGCGGCGTCGCTTGTCGACGCCGAGCACGGCAAGCGCGGCCGGCTGACCGCGTCCGAACTGGCGGCAGAAACCGGCCTGCCCGTGCCGACCGTGCAGAAGCTGGTGTCGCGGCTGACCGCGGCAGGCTTGCTGCGCTCTGTGCGCGGCGCACATGGGGGCCTGCAACTGGGGCGCCCGGCGGCGGCAATCACCGTGGCCGACATCGTCGAGGCGATCGAGGGCCGCATCGCGCTCACCGCCTGTGTCGATCATACGGCGTGCGATTACGAGGCGGGGTGCACCATGAAGCCGCACTGGCCGATCATCAACAACGCGCTGCGCGGGGCGCTGGCGGGCATTTCCCTTGCCCAGCTGCGCGGCCCTGTCGCCCAACAGGAAATCCCCGAGGACCATCCGGCATGA
- the sufB gene encoding Fe-S cluster assembly protein SufB, producing MSEEIDIQDREARDAAAKVADYEHGWSSDIETEFAPKGLTEDTVRYISAKKNEPEWMLEWRLKAFRLWQTMEEPDWAKIGYPPIDYQDAYYYAAPKKKIELDSLDDLDPEIKRVYDKLGIPLGEQEVLAGVKGAKKVAVDAVFDSVSVATSFREELLRAGVIFLSISEAIREYPDLVKKWLGKVVPVRDNYFAALNCAVFSDGTFVYVPEGVRCPMELSTYFRINAENTGQFERTLIIADKGAYVSYLEGCTAPMRDENQLHAAVVELVALDDAEIKYSTVQNWYPGNAEGKGGIYNFVTKRALCQGDRSKVSWTQVETGSAVTWKYPSCVLNGEDSVGEFYSVAVTNNYQQADTGTKMIHNGKNSRSTIISKGISAGKSNNTYRGLVRVSPTASGVRNFTQCDSLLLGDQCGAHTVPYIEVKNPSAQIEHEATTSKISDEQLFYAMQRGLGEEEAVALIVNGFAKDVLKELPMEFAVEAQKLLAISLEGSVG from the coding sequence ATGAGCGAAGAGATCGACATTCAAGACCGTGAGGCGCGCGACGCCGCCGCCAAGGTCGCCGATTACGAGCATGGCTGGTCATCGGACATCGAAACCGAATTTGCGCCCAAGGGCCTCACCGAAGACACGGTGCGCTATATCTCGGCCAAGAAGAACGAACCCGAGTGGATGCTCGAATGGCGATTGAAGGCCTTTCGCCTGTGGCAGACGATGGAAGAGCCCGACTGGGCCAAGATCGGCTATCCCCCGATCGACTATCAGGACGCCTATTACTACGCCGCGCCCAAGAAGAAGATCGAGCTGGACAGCCTCGATGACCTCGATCCCGAGATCAAGCGCGTCTACGACAAGCTCGGCATCCCGCTGGGCGAGCAGGAAGTGCTCGCCGGGGTCAAGGGCGCGAAGAAGGTGGCGGTCGATGCGGTGTTCGATTCGGTCAGCGTCGCCACCAGCTTCCGCGAGGAATTGCTGCGCGCGGGCGTGATCTTCCTCTCGATCTCGGAAGCGATCCGCGAGTATCCCGACCTCGTCAAAAAGTGGCTCGGCAAGGTCGTGCCGGTGCGCGACAACTACTTCGCGGCGCTGAACTGCGCGGTCTTCTCCGACGGCACCTTCGTCTACGTGCCCGAAGGCGTGCGCTGCCCGATGGAGCTTTCGACCTATTTCCGCATCAATGCCGAAAACACCGGCCAGTTCGAACGCACCCTGATCATCGCCGACAAGGGCGCCTATGTCAGCTATCTCGAAGGCTGCACCGCACCGATGCGCGACGAGAACCAGCTTCACGCCGCGGTGGTGGAATTGGTCGCATTGGACGATGCCGAGATCAAGTATTCGACCGTGCAGAACTGGTACCCCGGCAATGCGGAAGGGAAAGGCGGGATCTACAACTTCGTCACCAAGCGCGCGCTGTGTCAGGGGGACCGTTCCAAGGTCTCCTGGACGCAGGTCGAAACCGGCTCGGCGGTGACGTGGAAATATCCCTCCTGCGTCCTCAACGGCGAAGATAGCGTGGGCGAGTTCTACTCGGTCGCGGTCACCAACAATTACCAGCAGGCCGACACCGGCACCAAGATGATTCACAACGGCAAGAACAGCCGCTCGACGATCATTTCCAAGGGAATTTCGGCTGGCAAGTCGAACAACACCTATCGCGGGCTTGTGAGGGTCAGCCCGACCGCGAGCGGGGTGCGCAACTTCACCCAATGCGACAGCCTGCTTTTGGGCGATCAATGCGGCGCGCACACCGTGCCCTATATCGAGGTGAAGAACCCCAGCGCACAGATCGAGCACGAGGCGACCACCAGCAAGATCAGCGACGAACAGCTGTTCTACGCGATGCAGCGCGGCCTCGGCGAAGAGGAAGCCGTGGCGCTGATCGTCAACGGCTTTGCCAAGGACGTGCTGAAAGAGCTGCCGATGGAGTTCGCGGTCGAAGCGCAGAAGCTGCTGGCGATTTCGCTTGAGGGGAGCGTGGGGTGA
- a CDS encoding endonuclease domain-containing protein — protein MTTRKTLALNPEAATAEAPVLKKKGRGWEISDKRLDALHEQARELRRHSSEAHKALAEKFSKADLGRYTFTRHAVVGSAIVDFNCHAMGLALSIDEEGQNDVLAKRRDKSLESVGIKVMRIAASDILTDIDGVLKQLTQVMRERIAERKAAARAHKAANPNQTYDRPKRSGDGDKPKRPPHRN, from the coding sequence ATGACCACCCGCAAAACCCTCGCCCTCAACCCCGAGGCTGCCACCGCCGAAGCCCCCGTGCTCAAGAAGAAGGGCCGCGGGTGGGAGATTTCGGACAAGCGGCTCGACGCGCTGCACGAACAGGCGCGTGAACTCCGCCGCCATTCGTCCGAGGCGCACAAGGCGTTGGCCGAGAAGTTCAGCAAGGCTGATCTGGGCCGCTACACCTTCACCCGGCACGCGGTGGTCGGCAGTGCGATTGTCGATTTCAATTGCCATGCCATGGGCCTCGCGCTGTCGATCGACGAGGAAGGGCAGAACGATGTCCTCGCCAAGCGGCGCGACAAGAGCTTGGAAAGCGTCGGCATCAAGGTGATGCGGATCGCAGCGAGCGATATCCTTACCGATATCGACGGGGTGCTGAAGCAGCTGACCCAGGTGATGCGCGAGCGGATCGCCGAGCGCAAGGCCGCCGCCCGCGCGCACAAGGCGGCCAATCCCAACCAGACCTACGACCGCCCCAAGCGCAGCGGCGATGGCGACAAGCCCAAGCGCCCCCCGCACAGGAACTGA
- the sufC gene encoding Fe-S cluster assembly ATPase SufC, whose translation MLEITDLHASVGDKPILKGLTLSVPAGEVHAIMGPNGAGKSTLTNVLGGKPGYEVTAGSVIFRGEDLLALEPHERAAKGLFLGFQYPVEIPGVSNVQFLREALNAQRKARGEEPLNGGEFLKLAKDKAGLLQMDMEMLKRQVNVGFSGGEKKRAEMVQMGILDPAFAVLDETDSGLDIDALRIVGAGINAIMRSADKAVLLITHYQRLLDVVKPDKVSILAGGRIVETGGPELAHELEREGYAGISA comes from the coding sequence ATGCTCGAAATCACCGATCTTCACGCCAGCGTCGGCGACAAGCCGATCCTCAAGGGTCTGACGCTGTCCGTCCCCGCGGGCGAAGTCCACGCCATCATGGGGCCCAACGGCGCGGGCAAGTCGACGCTCACCAATGTGCTGGGCGGCAAGCCGGGCTACGAGGTGACCGCGGGGAGTGTGATCTTCCGCGGCGAGGACCTGCTTGCGCTCGAACCGCATGAACGCGCGGCCAAGGGCCTGTTCCTCGGCTTCCAGTATCCGGTCGAGATTCCCGGCGTCTCCAACGTCCAGTTCCTGCGCGAGGCATTGAACGCGCAGCGCAAGGCCCGCGGGGAAGAGCCCCTTAACGGCGGCGAGTTCCTCAAGCTCGCCAAGGACAAGGCGGGGCTGCTCCAGATGGACATGGAAATGCTCAAGCGGCAGGTCAATGTCGGCTTTTCGGGCGGCGAGAAGAAGCGCGCCGAGATGGTGCAGATGGGCATTCTCGACCCCGCCTTCGCGGTGCTCGACGAAACCGATTCCGGCCTCGACATCGATGCGCTCCGGATCGTCGGCGCGGGCATCAACGCGATCATGCGCAGCGCGGACAAGGCGGTGCTTCTCATCACCCATTACCAGCGCCTGCTCGACGTGGTGAAGCCCGACAAGGTCAGCATCCTTGCGGGCGGCCGCATCGTCGAGACCGGCGGGCCGGAACTCGCGCACGAACTTGAACGCGAAGGCTATGCGGGGATTTCCGCGTGA
- a CDS encoding DUF7010 family protein, which yields MTGQTIDHGRTSLTDLRASYVASSTDAMPIAGVIAWSVLALLALWLGPALPYWAVLVAPAAPLPLAVLIDKARGRPTIFDGDASHPMTGLFLQFMSVIGVFVFLVIAIAKGPAALALGIGIVSGLIWVPHGWSTGSRAGMVQFLLRAVLCFAAYFLAPSGLKVPAIAAAVALSYVHAILFVRGQVRA from the coding sequence GTGACCGGCCAGACCATCGATCACGGTCGCACCAGTCTGACCGACCTGCGCGCGAGCTATGTCGCATCGAGCACCGATGCGATGCCGATCGCGGGCGTGATCGCCTGGAGCGTGCTTGCGCTGCTCGCGCTTTGGCTGGGCCCGGCGCTGCCTTACTGGGCCGTGCTGGTCGCGCCGGCAGCGCCGCTGCCGCTTGCGGTGCTGATCGACAAGGCGCGCGGCCGGCCGACCATCTTTGACGGCGACGCCTCGCACCCGATGACCGGACTGTTCCTGCAGTTCATGAGCGTGATCGGCGTATTCGTTTTCCTCGTGATCGCGATTGCCAAGGGGCCGGCGGCGCTGGCGCTGGGGATCGGCATCGTTTCGGGCCTGATCTGGGTGCCGCACGGCTGGTCGACCGGATCGCGCGCGGGGATGGTGCAGTTCCTGCTGCGCGCCGTCCTGTGCTTTGCGGCATACTTTCTTGCGCCCTCGGGCCTCAAGGTGCCGGCCATCGCGGCTGCGGTGGCATTGAGCTATGTTCACGCGATCCTGTTCGTGCGCGGGCAGGTGCGCGCATGA
- a CDS encoding SufD family Fe-S cluster assembly protein → MTALPTRRDEAWRYADMDGVARLGADAFDRWQTIDVAAGESVTRCLIVGSDAPELHRLRVTLGEGAKAAFFATNAGGDYTRVEIEVRLAKGAHFEFGGVTIGGAGVTREFVTQVVHAEPEATSNQTIRAVHWAGATGNFLGEIKVARHAQKTDAAQDFKGLLLEAGASANAVPQLEIFADDVKCAHGATVGALDEAARFYMMARGLDPATAQRLLVQAFIGDAFVALEDEAERETLLDAALAALEGAKL, encoded by the coding sequence ATGACCGCGCTCCCCACCCGCCGCGACGAAGCGTGGCGCTATGCCGACATGGATGGCGTGGCGCGGCTCGGCGCGGATGCTTTCGATCGGTGGCAGACGATCGATGTGGCTGCGGGCGAGAGCGTGACGCGCTGCCTTATCGTGGGATCGGACGCACCCGAACTCCACCGCTTGCGCGTGACCTTGGGCGAGGGCGCGAAGGCTGCCTTCTTTGCCACCAATGCGGGCGGCGATTACACCCGCGTGGAAATCGAAGTGCGGCTTGCGAAGGGCGCGCATTTCGAATTCGGGGGTGTGACCATCGGCGGAGCGGGCGTGACTCGCGAGTTCGTCACGCAGGTCGTCCATGCCGAACCCGAGGCGACCAGCAACCAGACGATCCGCGCGGTTCACTGGGCAGGCGCGACCGGCAATTTCCTCGGCGAAATCAAGGTCGCGCGCCATGCGCAGAAAACCGACGCCGCGCAGGATTTCAAGGGCCTGCTGCTCGAAGCCGGGGCGAGCGCCAATGCGGTGCCGCAGCTCGAAATCTTTGCCGACGATGTAAAGTGCGCGCACGGCGCGACCGTGGGCGCCTTGGATGAGGCCGCACGGTTTTACATGATGGCGCGTGGGCTCGACCCCGCCACCGCGCAGCGGCTGCTGGTGCAGGCCTTCATCGGCGATGCCTTTGTGGCGCTGGAGGACGAGGCCGAACGCGAGACGCTGCTCGATGCCGCGCTGGCCGCGCTGGAGGGGGCCAAGCTGTGA
- a CDS encoding aminotransferase class V-fold PLP-dependent enzyme, with protein MNAPATITRDLRSDFPGMVTADGTPWHYLDTAATAQKPRAVIDAMARALGDNYATVHRGVYTRSAEMTLAYEAARRTVAHFIGGHEDELVFTRGATEAINLVAQTWGRATLKPGDRILLSQAEHHSNIVPWQMVAAEVGAQIDVCPLTHDHRIDLDAAEAMLTEAHKLVALGHVSNVTGALLDAPRAAAIAHKVGAKLLLDGCQSAPHMGVDVEALACDFYVFSAHKLYGPTGIGALWAKAELLAGMPPYQGGGAMIDRVTFAQTTYASGPQRFEAGTPAITEAIAFAAAADYVRNLGPHNIHAHEQGLVARLRRELGAMNDVTLFGPDDSAGIVSFAIDDIHPHDLGTILDESNVAIRAGHHCAQPLMDYLGVPATARASFGLYSSEADVDALLAGIARTRKIFGRG; from the coding sequence GTGAACGCGCCTGCCACCATCACCCGCGATCTTCGCAGCGACTTTCCCGGCATGGTCACGGCCGACGGAACGCCGTGGCATTACCTCGACACCGCCGCGACCGCGCAGAAACCGCGCGCCGTCATCGACGCGATGGCGCGCGCACTGGGCGATAACTACGCGACCGTCCACCGCGGGGTTTACACCCGCTCGGCGGAAATGACGCTGGCTTACGAGGCGGCGCGGCGCACCGTCGCGCATTTCATCGGCGGGCATGAGGACGAACTGGTCTTCACCCGCGGCGCGACCGAGGCGATCAACCTCGTCGCGCAGACTTGGGGCCGCGCGACCCTCAAACCCGGGGACCGTATCCTGCTCTCGCAGGCCGAGCATCATTCGAACATCGTGCCGTGGCAGATGGTTGCGGCCGAAGTGGGCGCGCAGATCGACGTTTGCCCGCTGACCCACGATCACCGGATCGATCTTGACGCCGCCGAAGCCATGCTGACCGAAGCGCACAAGCTGGTCGCGCTGGGCCATGTCTCGAATGTCACCGGCGCGCTGCTCGATGCGCCCCGCGCCGCTGCAATCGCGCACAAGGTCGGCGCAAAGCTGCTGCTCGACGGATGCCAGTCGGCACCGCACATGGGGGTCGATGTCGAAGCGCTGGCTTGCGATTTCTACGTCTTTTCCGCGCACAAGCTTTACGGCCCGACCGGGATCGGCGCGCTGTGGGCCAAGGCAGAACTGCTCGCCGGGATGCCCCCCTATCAGGGGGGCGGAGCGATGATCGACCGCGTCACCTTTGCGCAGACGACTTATGCCAGCGGGCCGCAGCGCTTCGAGGCGGGAACGCCTGCGATCACCGAAGCGATCGCCTTTGCCGCTGCCGCCGATTATGTCCGCAACCTCGGGCCGCACAACATCCACGCGCACGAACAAGGGCTGGTCGCAAGGCTGCGCCGCGAGCTTGGCGCGATGAACGATGTCACGCTGTTCGGTCCCGACGACAGCGCCGGGATCGTCAGCTTTGCGATTGACGACATTCACCCGCACGACCTCGGCACAATCCTCGACGAAAGCAACGTCGCGATCCGCGCCGGGCACCACTGTGCCCAGCCGCTGATGGACTATCTCGGCGTTCCCGCCACCGCGCGCGCCAGCTTCGGCCTCTACTCCTCCGAGGCCGATGTCGACGCGCTGCTCGCCGGAATCGCCCGCACCCGCAAGATCTTTGGAAGAGGATAA
- a CDS encoding SUF system Fe-S cluster assembly protein — protein MDSSTQKPPRARVEDAIDTDGAATPEAGTPRTRDYLDGFLAAKPAADGVGGAGSDLQAEVIAALREIFDPEIPVNIYDLGLIYGVEVDDNADATVTMTLTTPHCPVAESMPGEVELRVASVPGIRDAEVNLVWDPPWGPHKMSDEARLELGML, from the coding sequence ATGGACAGCTCGACTCAAAAGCCGCCCCGCGCCCGTGTGGAAGACGCGATCGACACCGATGGTGCCGCTACCCCTGAAGCCGGGACGCCGCGCACCCGCGACTATCTCGATGGGTTTCTCGCCGCCAAGCCCGCTGCCGATGGCGTGGGCGGGGCGGGCAGCGATCTGCAGGCCGAAGTGATCGCCGCCTTGCGCGAAATCTTCGATCCGGAAATTCCGGTCAACATCTACGATCTCGGCCTGATCTACGGGGTCGAGGTCGATGACAATGCCGACGCCACCGTCACCATGACGCTGACCACGCCGCACTGCCCGGTCGCCGAATCGATGCCGGGCGAGGTCGAACTGCGCGTCGCTTCGGTGCCGGGGATCCGCGATGCCGAGGTGAATCTGGTGTGGGACCCGCCGTGGGGCCCGCACAAGATGAGCGACGAGGCACGGCTCGAACTGGGAATGCTGTGA
- a CDS encoding GNAT family N-acetyltransferase — MTSAPALAITLADYRDPRDAADVVALLDAYARDPMGGSEPLPEDVKTRLPSELAQNPHAFSLIARLGGDAVGLANCFVGYSTFAAAPLVNIHDLAVLPGHRGAGIGKALLGGVEAEALKRGACKITLEVLTGNPARHLYAREGFGDYQLDPGTGHALFWQKRLT, encoded by the coding sequence GTGACCAGCGCGCCGGCCCTCGCGATCACGCTCGCGGATTACCGCGACCCCCGCGATGCGGCGGACGTGGTGGCGCTGCTCGATGCCTATGCCCGCGATCCGATGGGCGGCAGCGAGCCCTTGCCCGAGGACGTCAAGACACGGCTCCCGAGCGAGTTGGCGCAGAACCCCCATGCATTCTCGCTGATCGCGCGGCTGGGCGGCGACGCGGTGGGGCTGGCCAATTGCTTCGTGGGCTATTCGACCTTTGCCGCTGCGCCGCTGGTCAATATCCACGATCTGGCCGTGCTGCCCGGACACCGCGGCGCAGGCATCGGCAAGGCGCTGCTCGGCGGGGTCGAGGCCGAGGCCTTGAAGCGCGGGGCCTGCAAGATCACATTGGAAGTGCTGACCGGCAATCCGGCGCGGCATCTCTATGCGCGCGAAGGCTTTGGCGATTACCAGCTCGATCCCGGCACGGGCCACGCATTGTTCTGGCAGAAGAGGCTGACATGA